A window of the Phaseolus vulgaris cultivar G19833 chromosome 5, P. vulgaris v2.0, whole genome shotgun sequence genome harbors these coding sequences:
- the LOC137835506 gene encoding transcription factor MYB8-like, translating into MRTPSWDSSGLKKGTWTQEEDRKLVAYVTRYGTWNWRQLPRFAGLTRCGKSCRLRWLNYLRPNIKRGNFTEKEEETIIKLHEELGNKWSVIATHLPGRTDNEIKNQWHTTLKKRFGKKAVHTKTNVKAAKSNSSVSNQDKDSIQNNGFFHEDSPSPTISRASDPDPLSLEVSSIEFSSTTSDYTTNDNLLMEEGFDFLYACLEDLNQNISTESLHISHGTIQNNGIENFHGSDPMTMEHVWAESPLSSYNENVVVENDDFGFLEAIQPITENSWREAFVADTSLIPNEFLVPLVNESESYFSSTYDARDIWCLRDNSHDLDVNLFQ; encoded by the exons ATGAGAACCCCTTCCTGGGACAGTAGTGGACTTAAGAAAGGCACTTGGACTCAAGAGGAAGATAGGAAGCTCGTAGCTTATGTCACTCGATATGGGACTTGGAATTGGCGCCAACTCCCAAGATTTGCAG GTCTGACAAGGTGTGGAAAGAGCTGCAGACTTAGGTGGCTCAATTATCTCAGACCCAACATAAAAAGAGGAAACTTTActgagaaagaagaagaaactatAATCAAACTGCACGAAGAGCTGGGTAACAA ATGGTCTGTTATTGCCACTCATTTACCCGGAAGAACAGATAACGAAATAAAGAACCAGTGGCACACCACTCTGAAAAAGCGTTTTGGAAAGAAGGCAGTTCATACGAAAACAAATGTGAAAGCCGCAAAATCAAACAGTTCTGTGTCTAACCAAGACAAGGATTCCATTCAGAACAATGGTTTCTTCCACGAAGATTCTCCTTCTCCAACAATTTCTAGAGCCTCTGATCCTGACCCTTTGTCCCTGGAAGTATCCTCAATCGAGTTCTCGTCCACAACCTCAGATTATACCACTAACGATAATTTGTTAATGGAAGAAGGGTTCGATTTTCTGTATGCATGCTTAGAGGATTTGAACCAGAATATTTCGACAGAGTCGTTACACATTTCTCACGGCACAATACAAAACAATGGTATTGAAAATTTTCATGGTTCAGATCCGATGACCATGGAACATGTTTGGGCAGAGTCTCCTCTGTCGTCATATAATGAAAATGTGGTTGTGGAAAATGATGATTTTGGGTTTCTAGAAGCAATACAACCAATAACTGAAAATTCTTGGAGGgaagcattcgtggcagacacGTCTCTTATTCCGAACGAATTTCTTGTTCCTTTGGTGAACGAATCCGAGTCGTACTTTTCTTCTACGTATGATGCGAGAGATATTTGGTGTCTCCGCGATAATTCTCATGATTTAGACGTCAacttatttcaataa